From Solidesulfovibrio sp., the proteins below share one genomic window:
- a CDS encoding MFS transporter, producing MKAHLDPARPEYGLTRCALRASGRADILLFLLVSTIASNAGIQAWQTLINNFAVESAHLGADAIGFIQSIREVPGFLSMLVIYVLLVFTEQRAASLSILVLGLGLCATGYFPSFWGLTATTLIMSTGFHYYEPLNQSLTLQHFNTFEAPVVLSRIRAVAALANIAVGVLIYFLADAMGYTGIFALVGALVGLVGVWGLLKKPCETEVAPQKKKMYLRRRYWLYYLLTFLEGSRRQIFIVFAVYLLVKKFDYSIQSVTILFVINNAINYFLNPMIGRAINRFGERQLLSIEYAGMILVFLTYAYTDSHIVAGIMFVLDYLLFNFNVGVRTYYQKIAAPEDMASGMAMGFTINHIAAIVVPVVGGLLWMVDYKIPFFIGVGLGVASLAFTQCIRLPAPKASAS from the coding sequence GTGAAAGCCCACCTCGATCCGGCCCGGCCGGAATACGGGCTCACCCGGTGCGCCCTTCGCGCCTCGGGCCGGGCCGACATTCTGCTGTTTCTGCTCGTGTCCACCATCGCCTCCAACGCCGGCATCCAGGCCTGGCAGACGCTCATCAACAACTTCGCCGTGGAATCGGCCCACCTCGGCGCCGACGCCATCGGCTTCATCCAGTCCATCCGCGAGGTGCCGGGCTTTCTGTCCATGCTCGTCATCTACGTCCTGCTCGTGTTCACCGAACAGCGCGCCGCCTCCCTGTCCATCCTGGTCCTGGGGCTGGGTCTTTGCGCCACGGGCTACTTCCCGAGCTTCTGGGGCCTGACCGCCACCACGCTGATCATGTCCACGGGCTTCCACTACTACGAGCCCCTCAACCAGTCGCTGACCCTCCAGCACTTCAACACCTTCGAGGCCCCGGTGGTGCTCTCGCGCATCCGGGCCGTGGCCGCCCTGGCCAACATCGCCGTGGGCGTGCTCATCTATTTCCTGGCCGACGCCATGGGCTACACCGGCATCTTCGCCCTGGTCGGGGCGCTGGTCGGGCTGGTCGGCGTCTGGGGCCTGCTCAAGAAGCCCTGCGAGACGGAGGTGGCGCCCCAGAAAAAGAAGATGTACCTGCGCCGGCGCTACTGGCTCTACTATCTGCTCACCTTCCTGGAAGGCTCGCGCCGCCAGATCTTCATCGTCTTCGCCGTCTACCTGCTGGTCAAAAAGTTCGACTACTCCATCCAGTCCGTCACCATCCTTTTTGTCATCAACAACGCCATCAACTACTTCCTCAACCCCATGATCGGCCGGGCCATCAACCGCTTCGGCGAACGCCAGTTGCTGTCCATCGAATACGCCGGCATGATCCTCGTCTTCCTGACCTACGCCTACACCGACTCCCACATCGTGGCCGGCATCATGTTCGTCCTCGACTACCTGCTGTTCAACTTCAACGTGGGCGTGCGCACCTACTACCAGAAGATCGCCGCCCCGGAAGACATGGCCTCGGGCATGGCCATGGGCTTTACCATCAACCACATCGCCGCCATCGTCGTGCCCGTGGTCGGGGGCCTGCTGTGGATGGTGGACTACAAGATCCCGTTTTTCATCGGCGTGGGCCTGGGCGTGGCTTCGCTGGCCTTCACCCAGTGCATCCGCCTGCCGGCACCCAAGGCATCGGCGTCGTAG